The segment ttgGAGGCCTATTAGTTCTCTCAAGACTGGTGATGATAAGGTCGACGTTAAGTCTTATATTTTTGGTTGTAATCTGTGATGGGAAGAATAACTTGAAGATCATCAGTTATGTTGTTGTCATCTATTATCATCGGCTGTTTATAAATTCATTATGTATTGGGTCGTCTCTTGGATAAGCAGTTGAGTCGAGATATTATATTTCATGGTATGTTAATATAAATTCAATACCTTTGTTAGAGTCTTTAAATTTATCTTGATTGTCGATGATAAATGGTAGCTGAAAATCAGTGATAAATTGGTCCAggattcttatattttttacctTCATCAATTTTAAACGAACTATTAGCTTGGTTTTATGGCTTCACTAAAATTTTGGAAAAGCATAGTAATAAGATGtgattctttttttataaactataatCGAGGTAAGTGCATTGCTCTCGCAATTACAAAATAGTTACAGAACTAAAATCATGAATCTTGGGAATACGGCATGTAACTTCTCCTAACCTAGTACTATGCTTTGTATAAATTTAACTTAGTTTTGGCTCTATAGTAAAATATCGGATTTATCTTTATTGACATAGATAACAAAATAGAATTTGCATAAGTCATGCATCTATTAGGAATTTGAGAGGTACCATGTAGTCAGAAAATGGCTTACAATAGAAGTCTAAGGGCTTATGCATTCTGTTTCTGCTCTTGGCAGCACCCGTAAATCCCACTGTACAACAAAGACCTGTGAAAATTTACGACCAAACTTCCAATGTACCTTGGCGAGTAAGATTTCCCACTTGGACCAGGGTCCTTGAGATCATCAATGTACTTCCTCCAGACTCTCGTACCACATCTTTCCTTTGCTGAAAGAGTTTATTTTCCTGATTTTGGGGATCTAGATGTTCTCTTGCGTGAGGACAAACTCGCCGTACATTGCAGACGTCTTTCCCTAGAATAAGAACAAAGATAACTGAGCTCGAGTACATACAGTAGCCGGCTGCTAGCAAGTTGTGCCCAAGTTGTCACGCGTTTATTATACGTATTTGTTCTTCTGACCAAAGCTGCAAGGAACACACAGCAGTAGACCAACAACATTATGAACACTGTGTATCTTTTCTGAGTGGCCATGTGGAAAGTGAAAGGGAGAGTAGTTCATTTACAGTGGAAATATCATTGGACTCGTAGGGGCTGTAGACACCAATTATGGAACCGGTGGAAACTCCAGCGATGATGTTGGAGGAACCGTCCAACTATGAAGTTGTCGGAGCAATTATTTAACATGAGCAATCAGAAAGAATCAGATCAAGAACTCAAGCTCCAAGATGGATTTCTCATCTCCTACTTCCCTATAGAAGAACCATTTGTCAATTAGTATCAGATGATTCCCAGATTTAGACAACACAACACACcctcaaaatattattaacaaaaaacCATTTTTCCTTCGAACCCAAACGTTTGAAACTTTGGGTGAAGGCGGTTGGCTTCTTCGTCAAACACACTGAGATAGAGAGTTAAATCAAGGAGCAGTTGTGATGATGCAATATCCAAACTTGTAAAACATGTCCTCTTAAATATTTAACTGGTTGAAACAATTGTTGAGTGTATTACTACAGAGCCCTGACTTGGCCCAGAAGCCATGAGTTTGCTGTCCAAGGTGATTCCCAGGTCCTGCAATAGACAGAGCCAGGAAAGTGAAGAAGAGTCATTGAACAAATATTCTAAAGCTGCAACTTTAGGTATTCATCCATATAAACGAATGTGCATAGCTATTAAAAGTGAACCAGGAACCAACATAAATATAGCGTAGAGATTTTCATGTACCTGATCGATGCAAAAGTTAACTAAAACTTTTGTGAAACGAAGACTACTCCAGCAGCTTGCTGGTAACTCTTTGGAGCAACCCTTTGCATATTAACCTCGTGGAAGCATGACCATAGGTTTTTAAGAGTTTTCAATATCTCATTAAAAACACTGCACGTTTTAGCCGTTGATGCGTATATAAGGTGGTTATATATTGATTTCATTTCTTTGACCATGAAGGaagtttaaatctaaaacaataaagTATTAGGCTATGTATATCACCTACGTGTATAACCATCATCATAAGCTTACCCATCATCTGTTTTACTTGAAGGCACGTGATTGTGGAATCACCTGCACAGAAAGAAAGAAGGTTTCTCGGGTAAGAAGAAGCCAATGATGATCCTTATGAAGTTATAAGCATCACATCACATAGAACATgataaaacccaaaaaaaaaaaaattaaacatgacAAAGCCTACAAACGTTGTAAGAAAAGTAAGTTGACTCAAAAGTACCATCATCAGGTCAAGCCATAGATTAGATTGGAAGTTTAACAGTGATGATTAAAACATACTGACAGAAAGACCAAGTTGTCTCATGCACCTGCTGTGGATTTCAACGTATTCTTCATAAGActgcaaaaacaaacaaaaaaataagcaCAAGACTTTGTCAAAGATTAGACAAAAAACATCACTTCAAAACTGGAGCTCATGATGCTTCTCAAGAAACATAAGAAAGCCCCTTTTGATGCAAAACTTTAGCTAAACCCTGAGATATGGATCAGATATATCCCGGatgcttaaaaaaaaaacactataaaCTTTTGCTACATTGGCTCTCGAAAGGCAAACCCCATGAGTTGGATCGTAAATACTTTTCTTTCTCCCGGAAATATTCTGAGGCTACACCATATCCTCTCTGCTATGCAACATGGAATCTGCTGAGGTCATCCTGGTTTGAGTAGACCATAGAAGGGTAGGCATCCGTGTATGGCCCCACATATTGTTATTGCACTCTTCGTCTCCTGAGAAAGATGGAGGTTCAACgggagaaaacaaaacaaaagtttaaTTGAGCCTCAGAGAACTAAATAACTACATAACAACTTCGATTTAAAAAAAGGCAAACCTACTTCGGCAGGCAGACAGGAAtcgtaaaaagttaaaaaaatttcatactTCCAAGAAACGCAGAAGATTGCCTTACTACCGTATGTGTAATGAATCAGAAGGGTTGAATCTGGTGAAGAGTGAGATTCTGAGTTTTATGCAACCCTTTTATAATTGAACAGATTAAAGAAATTAAGAAAGGGTAACTTAAATCGACTCCATGGAAGAGAGTTAAAGGCGAATCTTAATAATGGTTTCAATGAATACGAAATATAACACCTCAATTACGTCAGAGCAGGTGGAGTTTCAAGCAGATGAAGCGCGATACGGGCTTCTCGATTCTGAACACTATCGGGCTGGTGAAACGCGAGGCCCAAACGACATAGGAGAAGCGGCTGACGTGGCGGAAATCTGAACTCCTATTGGTCGATTTTATTTGGGGACGTGGACAGCCTCCCTACTcctcatataacccttttagtaTTAGTTAGATGTTGTTTATGTTCactaaaaaggaaaattaataGACCAATCACGGcttaaacaaatattaatgctctatatattattaaattctttggtaacaaaagaataaatattAGAGCGCGCGCAGTCCCCAGTCTTGTTGTCAACAGACCTCAATTAGGTCGTTAGCAGTCCCAGGATCACTCTCGCGTCTCGAGTCTCGAGTCTCGAGTCTCTCTGGCGTCGCTTCCGCTTCCGCTTCAGTCACTCTCGTCGTTTCCGTCACTCGCGTCTCGAGTCGCGCATCTCTCGCATCGCATCTCTCTCGCATCGCATTTCTCGAGTCGCGCATCTCTCGCATCGCATCTCTCGAGTCGCGCATCTCTCACGTCTACTTCAATGGTTATTAACCTTttcttgcttcttttttttttttaattatctagAATGTTGTTTGCTATTTACCACTCGATGTGTTCCTCGATTGATTGATATTTACTCGTTGAGAATACTATTGTCTTTGATTGTCAGGGTAGTATTCTTTATTTTGCTCCACAAAGAAAAAGTATCCAGTGCCACCTGTGGCATTGTCAGAGAGCGTATCAGCCATACTGCTCAAGCTCGCATTCGGAGCTAGCTTTACTTGGCGAAGAAGGCAGGAACGCAATTGTTATTGCTGATGGGATGAAAGATCAAGAAATCAACGAGATTTCTGGCAAGATTGTACGGTCCACTGTGCAAGGGAAACGATGCGGCATTCCTCACGTGTTTCCTAGCGATCTGTGCAGTAATCCTTGGGAGCTTGAGGGCTTTGTCTTCAACAGGGAGCTCGAGTTGGATGAAACACGCAGATCATGGGTTTTTTTCTGTGAAAACAACCCTGAGGATTTTGGAACAGTCTGGAAATTAGTTGGGGGTTCCAAAGAGATCTCTCCTGGAATCTACTGTCAAAAGTACATCTTGACACCGGATTACGCATCTCCTGGTGGTCGTTTTCTGCTAAGTAAGGTTACTGGATGGCGTTTCAGCTTGGCTCTTTACTGGATGACGTTTCTGGCGGCTGAGCCTAAGGTAGAGTCTGAGGAGGATGGTAAGGTTACTGTTGTACCATCTGAGGGAGAGACCTCCAAACGCAAACTAATCGACTGTGACCCTTCTTCCCAACTGCCCAACAAGGTAACATTGTAGTTCTTGTTACGCTTCTTAACCTTTGTCATTTGAATTATGATTATGGAATGCTTCACCTTCAAACAGGCTACGAAGATTGGCAGAGTTGATGGGGCCATGGAAAGTCCAAACACCAATGTCTCTCATTCAGTACATGTCTTGGCTCACAAATCAGACATGTGAGTGTTCCTTTGTTTTTCTACTTTCAATGATCTGTGGTAAGCTCGCTACAAGATTTTCGTTTGTACACATAGCTTGAAAACGAAAACCGTATTAAGTAGGGTCCTGGAACACTCAACTTTGTTGCACACACTCTCGCACAAACAACTATTTGCCATGTTTGGAAAATACAATGATGTTTGTTTTGCCATTTCTCATCATTCTCATCATACGGTTTATTCAAATTTTCGGTTGGGTCTGATGACGTGATACTTCTCTACACACTGACAGGTATGTCTTCTGTTTGTACTCCCACAACGTCGCTGCTAAGGGGAAATTCATCGCATTTGCGTCGACAGATGCAGAGACTGATAACCCTCAAACCGAACTAAAGGCTGGGATTGATCTTTTGggtcctgttgatgagatattCTTCGACATGTATGATAGATACGAGCCTGTCAACGAGCCCGCTTCGGACAACTGCTTTATATCAACGGTGAGCCATCTTTAGTTTACACCGTACCCTACTTTTAGATTGGGTGGATTCTAAGTAACTAACCTTTTCCTTGTTGGTTATTAACAGAGCTATGATGCTACAACACACTTCGAGACAACTGTTGCTGATGTGTTGAACATGTATACCCTAATCACCGGAGAGGTAAATGTTCTGACATTCTTCGCTACGGATGTATGTTAGATGCGAATTGAGATGGAGAGAAGTCTCGTGTTTCTTTATGTCACATCAACTTTGTGTGTGGAATTACGTAAGTGTAATTTGCTAGCTCTATGCGAAATTTCTGCACGATTCTGATTGTATGATTTGAGCTTTTGCATTTCGATCTTTATGTAGATGAGATGTGATGGAAAGTGATTGCTTTCGTTTGATTTCCCCACGATCTGATTATTTTGAGTAAAGAAGCCATCTTGTTTTTGAGAAGCCATTGTCTTTGGTAGACTGATTACAATGTTAACATGATGCCTAAGGTGATGAtggcatttattacaatgtatGTTAACGATATTATGTTAATGACTCATGACAAGTTTTCTGGTTATGTTCAGGATTACAACGAGAAGGACTCCAAAACACACAGCGGAATGGTTGACAACACTATTGCAATTATGAGCCACCCTATTCCAAACACCAACGACCCTCGTTCAGTGCATGTCATCATTTCCCAGAAGCAGTTGGCCCACAAATCAGACATGTAAGTTCCTTTCTTTCTGTTTTCTCAATGATCCATGGTAAGCTCCATTATCATATTGACATGTCTTTAAGCTTGCTATAAGATTTTCGTTTGTACACAGCTTGAAAATGAAAGCAATATTAATGCTGGTCGTGAATCCCTCTTTAGACCACAACTTCATTGCAAAAACAGATAATTATTTTGCCATGTTTAGAAAATACAATGATGTTTGTTTTGCCATTTGTTccctattatttttctttaaaattttctgtTGGTTCTGACGTTGTGAGACTTGTTGTACACACTTACAGGTATGTCTTCTGTTGTTCATACTCCCACAACGTGGCCCCCCAAGGGAAAGTTCATCGCATTTGTTTCTAAACGATGCAGAGACTGATAACCCTCAACCCTGAAGCTTCATATGATTGATAACGACAGTCTTTAGTAGAGCAATTTTCTGTGCCACCATATTGACCCCTATATGTGTTTTTGAAACTAATGACCCTAATCAGATTTGGTTTGATATATCTGTTTTCTAAAGCTATAATCAAGTTATCCTAATCTAGTAATCACATAAGATTCCCAGTAACCAAGAACAACCAAGTAATAAACGGATTAATCGAGTGATAATGAATAGGCAGAAGAACAAATGTtgtaaaagattataaattccACTTTAAGAGAAGCAAATAAAGTTATgggtttacaaaaagaaaagcgGCAAGGGCAATGtgcataaataaatataagagTTTAATGTTGCACAATATTTATACAAGCTTAGAAGAAGCATAGTACATCGATCTTGCACTTGGACGAAACTTCCTTATTGGTTTATGAACTTCTGGCATCATCCAAGAAAACTCTTCAAGTGATCCAACGCTTTAGCAGTTCATCCACCTTCACTTGGAAGGGACGAATGGTAGCATTGCCTGCGTAACCCTCCAGACCCTGGAGAAGCATCAATCAAGAAAGATGCGTGTATAGGATCAACGCATAAGTCCGTGACTGTGTAGAGATATTCGTTCAGAGTGTTTTTGCTTACCTGGATGATTAGAGTTTCAAGCTTTGGAGTCTGCTTAAGCAGATACGGCAGCAGTTTCCAACCTCGTTTGTTGTTACTCCCAAAAGATAAGCTAACCAGATTCTTGAACACCGGTAAAACTAGTCCATTTTCAACACATCGAGCAATGACCTAAAACACACATATATGCTTTCATGGACAGTTCAAGCTCTTTCTCAAGTaagtaaaaaaaacacaaagaagACTTACATCAGCAGAAGCGGGAGAAAGATGCAGGATCTCGACGTTGCTTATCCCTATAATGAGACCCGATAGATCCGGATCTTTGATCCTTATAGAAAAAAGAATATCTAGCCTAG is part of the Brassica rapa cultivar Chiifu-401-42 chromosome A09, CAAS_Brap_v3.01, whole genome shotgun sequence genome and harbors:
- the LOC103841842 gene encoding uncharacterized protein LOC103841842; translated protein: MGSILYFAPQRKSIQCHLWHCQRAYQPYCSSSHSELALLGEEGRNAIVIADGMKDQEINEISGKIVRSTVQGKRCGIPHVFPSDLCSNPWELEGFVFNRELELDETRRSWVFFCENNPEDFGTVWKLVGGSKEISPGIYCQKYILTPDYASPGGRFLLSKVTGWRFSLALYWMTFLAAEPKVESEEDGKVTVVPSEGETSKRKLIDCDPSSQLPNKATKIGRVDGAMESPNTNVSHSVHVLAHKSDMYVFCLYSHNVAAKGKFIAFASTDAETDNPQTELKAGIDLLGPVDEIFFDMYDRYEPVNEPASDNCFISTSYDATTHFETTVADVLNMYTLITGEDYNEKDSKTHSGMVDNTIAIMSHPIPNTNDPRSVHVIISQKQLAHKSDMYVFCCSYSHNVAPQGKVHRICF